A window of Misgurnus anguillicaudatus chromosome 3, ASM2758022v2, whole genome shotgun sequence genomic DNA:
taccctgtgacaaccaaccccgtgatggggttggttgtcacattgtgtcagagtgtctttgatggttaattacttcctgttacaatacattctaaaattaaaaagtatacacatttaaagccaagactccaaagtttcatttcatgtaggaattactgctgaatgattttttgaagatgagcaattcatgcatgagtaaaaattgtgacaaccaaccccggtctcccctataATGAACAAGATGTGTCGACGCATTTGTCATTAAGCGCCACCGTGTGTCCGTTCATTCACTGTCTTTCATCTGACTGGAGCGCGCGTGACAGAGGAGAAGCACATATGAGCATCGGTAACTTTTTGAGCCGCCAAACTCACTTTGTTGAGACGTTATAATAAACGCATCTTTGAATAGCGCCACCACGTCCGCGGTATGTGTTTCTAATCATTTAGCCagacatttaattgtaaaaaaaacatatttaaacctcctcatatgcaagtttaaagttaatccctCACTTAGATTTAAAACAGAGTTTAAAGTAATGGAGCAACAGGATTAAAGATAATCTAGATTTACTGTAAGATTTAAACCTGGATcaaaatgacagtttaaatttaaacctgtttatttttaaacaggtttaaaCTTTGGTGCAACGGAATTATTAAATAAGCTttgatttaaaccagattttggcctaatccttgttggtgcaacccacccttaGTGTGTTAAAATAATCCACAAAACAGATATCTGTCAAATTTGTTGCATAGACagataatgaaaaaaaaaacattgtaaatcaaataatgtatttaacacaagttacataataatatatgagcACATTTTAGACAATACTTTAACTCTCCTATTCATTAAACTTGTAAgtctttctgtctttatttcacttgaagaTGCATCCCAGAGTTGATGTTTGAATATGAATTATAGTGCTGTCCACCTCACAGATCATTCATATAATGATGCTTCATAGACTCCTGAGACTAAGGTCAGAAGATAGTATTCAAACTgtaccttaatttttttaaattaataaaaaactatttagattaaaaattaaaatagtcaGTGCTGCTTTTTTGCAGCATGCAATAgtttattaattaataattaatttcagAAGACATGATTCCTTTTTCCCATCTTTTAGGTACTCTACAGAACATATCTTCCAGATGTCATTTTGGCCCCCTCAAGGGACTTACCATCTTACTTCCCAATATTCCAGTCCAAACCAGCCTTGTTTGAACATGGTGAATTCACCAACAATCCAGAATATACTATTTAGTGTATTATGGCATGTCGATGAATAAAACTGTTTGAAAACTTCATGACGCTCAcagtaaatgtagtatttttgaAAGCTTTAGTTTGGGGGTGGGGTTGAAATCCACTTTTATGCACTGAAGGATCCCATATTGAGGGCTTCTTGGTATTACAGAGATACCAGCATGTTTGCGTCTTAGCAGGTGGCATTTTTATTGTTGCCTTTTCCTAATATTTTCCTTTATTAATTATTCATGGTCAAATCCTGTACATAAATCTTATAATAATTCAATGATTTCTGTTTAGTTCCACCAAATTTAAATTGTTATAGgacataaatacatgttttaagataatgcacacttttttgcatcaaatactgtatatgcataTGGTAGTAGTTAAGTGTTTGGAGTTTCATGgtgaattttatcaatttttgcATCAGTGATTCTGCGATCGATCCGGTGGTCTGTTTAAGAATGCCGTGAACGTGCACTTATCCTACACCTGGCTTGACATAGCTGCACGTTCTCATCCTGGCTTAGCAATGGTGCAACAGACTAAGCCAGGATGGGCTGATTAAACTAGGTCAAGCTGGGCCTTTTCTGTTAACCTGGCTTTCTTAATTCTACTTTTGTGCAACACCCCCCTGATCCTTCATCGTCCCTACCCAGATAGCACGTGTATGTCAGTAAGATGTCTGCTAAATATCTGAAATACATCTGGTATGTAAAACATCTGATAAAGGTCTTAGAAAGAGCTGTTATATATATTCTAAATCAAAAACATCTGGCagacatctacagtatgtgtcaCTTCTTTTACGAAACGCCTCAGAGACGTATATGAACAAACACTTAAACAAGTACATCTTACAGATGTAAACACAGCATAAAAAATAGACGTATCtgagatgtatgtgtgctatcTGGGTATTCCCATCCTATATTTTTTCTTCTCTCTTTATAGTATTGGAATAAACTGTTTCAGGTTAGGTTAAAGGGGAACAACAGAAAGTGACATTACTGATAGTCAGAACAATACACTGCACAGGGAGTTAAAACCATCAAAAAACTCAAAAGTCTTTTGTCACCAAGTCACTGGTCAAGCTCTGGGCAGAATGTTCACAGGACAAGTGGGCAATAAAGgattgcaaccataaaataaATCCAAGCATATCAACCAGAAACTACATCCTAACCATAAGCACATTTAGCAGTCGAGGACCAAGCAAACACATGCACAGAGGACATCAGCTGATGTTTTCATCAACTAACACTGGACCCAggccaaataaaataaaataaatgaaagtcaATGAAAAAGAGAAACAGAAGAACAACAATAATGATCAAAAAGAAAGAATTACAtgcctaaaaataaaaagtatttttgaaATTCTTGAAATAGAATTGGCATTCTATTTTCATATTATATATGAATATTTCAgctcattaaatgttatttgtttatgtaaaggacattttattttttaaattgcagcctatttattaaatttgtttatttatttttattaggctCCTCTCTATTTTTCTGGTAAAAACAATAGCCGATTTTAAGAATTTGTGGATTTAACATCCTTGGGTAAATAAGATAAAATGTGACTTGATACCTTATTTCTGATTATGCTCAGAATTATGGGGGAgggatacatttaaaaatacccGACAACCAAGATGAGCCCAATGTCATAATGATAAGATTGCCTCTCAATTTTCCAAATTGCTCcactaataaaatattgaaaggAAAAGCTACCACACCCTTGGGGTCTATTTGAGTAGTCTATAGGCTTAAGCGAGAGGCACCGTCTCCCACTGGAAGTTTATCAAGACGTGTCGCAGTTTTACAACTAACTGAACAGCAAACCAAGGTATGATTTTGATTAGTCTCCCTTGCCACCTCGGTAATATTTTAGTGGGACATGTTATGGAGACGATGTTAATAACTGTTCATTGTGACGCGTGTTTGTGTGTAGACCCCTATGgtattaaagtttttaaataaatatgctgttacTGACTGCACGTTATTTTGCTGTCTGTTTTAAGAAATGTAGACATCCATGGTATTAATTAAATCgacacatttcttaaatatgCAGTTGCTGTGTTTCTTGTTTCCAGAAATTTAGACATCAATGGTATCAAAAcaatttatttgtaattttttcaGCAATTTTAGAATGTTTAATCTTAAAGTAGCATATACACAAAATTGTAGTATTCACAGTACAGAACAGTTCTGCATACATTGTAACACAAACTAGTTACAATATCTAaagatatttaagcaatatcgctcaagtaggagtgtgatatagctctacggcctcgtgcctctggcctaatcacagccgtgatgatatagagctatatcacacgattccgagagcgatattgcttttatacaacagttcgacggcacacgtttgaaaaacgaaaactagaaaacaacaacggagttattttaaaagcctctttgtttgagaactacttcttccgccacggatttgagggcggccagaatgacaggtaaaactttcggctgctttgaagctcataacaactcaatggacggaaaagccgttactttatattaccgtttcttggtcacaaagtgtagttttaagattagttcagtcgagaatgtatatgtattatatttaaatctgcagtcgattagtaaagatagcgcctgtttgaacgtttgcttagtgagattcggtacgaatgagaaccaaagcatgagcggacgtcagtgttcactcgccccgctgaccacagccctctctgggctacatgtctgacagggattccctggctctcatgttggccttgtttgtttatgatcaccaaatgagatcaaatcagcagtatttggcgTCAtcatcaaactattacttgtttttttattcatatttagtgtcttttgtgttgttattgttttggcgcgaggtaaaagttaataaaactatacttgtataacgttactattgctttctcatttattcttaacgtgatacgagcactcgattattattattaaactttgttcttgtcagtactatataaaacgttttttttataagtgtcagagagatgtttttgcatgctgcttataaataacggtataccagtggcgatatctcataacatgttttaatagtcacgtcacgataaagtaaatgatcaatgtccacatttaaaagctgcagtgcttacctgcagttccacggtgttttcgcgttctgataagaaatatagctccagaaaaaaaacgagtgtttatattcctctttccaagtgttaatcgtccacacgatgtgacaagacatttctcccattaactttaacgtaacatccaagagcgctgatctttgacggaataataacttccgattggggattcacagactgatttatgagctagtaaactaatgagacacacggagagtgattcaaaacagctcgtctgtgtttttccattcagagatgagcctgcttaggacctccattcactaggtggcggaatgatacgaaatgtgaagcggttacagtgctgatatcagcacaatatcgcatagctcttagccaatcagattcgagaaccagaaagaactgttgtataattatGGATAGTGCACTGCTAAGAAACCAAGGTCTTCTTGTAGCACATCTATTCCAAGGCTGTCTCTTGCTCCACCTAATGGGTCAATATGCCCTTGAAGCTGTTGCTGATGTTCTTCAGATACAGTAAACTGATTGTCTGGGACAACTACTTCCGGAGGCAACTGAAGCTTGGGTAAAGGGTTTGGGGTGTCAGTAGTGACTCCTTGTGGTGTGTCATGAAAAATTCCACGTATTCCTGTTCGACCTCGACGTTGCATTGCAAGGCAGCCTCTTACAAAAATCTGGTATGGGGACATGTACCTGGCAGTCCTCAGTCTGTGGTAATTCCACTGATTTACAAACAACTGTAAATCCCTATTGAGTCTGGGTAGGTACACATAATGCAAGGCCCACGTGTTTCTCATTGGTATGCTCAATCATCCCGTCGTCTTCCAGAAGTGTAAATATTGAGTGGTAAACATTAACAGTACCTCTCCAAACATCTCCCCATAATCTTTCTATTCTTTGATTGTGGGTGCTCCTGCCTCTCATTGCACTTCCTCTGCCATGCCCTTGGGATACTTCCATGAACAGACAAACGGCATTGCTTTCCCCACCATGGTCACATCATACTCTGGAAGGTATTCCATACTCCACTGTTGCATTCACAAAATGTTCCATGACTGTGACACTTCTGTTGTTATTAGAAGCTTTAAGAAATACCACAAGCCTGCTGAACCCATCAATTCCACCATGAATCACAATTCTCCACCTGTAAAGACATCAGAAAACATACATGAGTAATATTATACAAGGTCAATTATCAGAATGTAAACAGACATCATTTTACTCATTAAATctactaaataaaaaattttaaacaacTTTTACAACATACCTGATAAGCTTATGATTCCCATCAATGTGCCAGAGAGAATTCGGCCCAGCAACTCGATAGACCCTCCTCTGAAGCCGATGAGACATAGCTCTGTAGGCAGCACCCTCAGGATCAATTCTTAGCATGCTTGCCCTCATATGTCTTTGTACAAGTATTCCCTCTGCATACAGCCTTGCTCTGACTGCTTCTGGTCCAATTTCATAATTAACACCAGTTAACTGTCTTATCTGCTCATCAAGCTGTAAGTCAGAGATCCTGGAGTAGCGTCCTCTTAAGGAAATGGAAAACTCCCtgtaaagaaaaacatcaacttGTAATAAGCAGATGATTTTAGCCAAAGTGATGTACAAACAACATAAATGATTCATAATAAGAAAACAATAACAATCTGCTGCAATAGACTCTTTCTAAATTACCCAGATACATTACAGACAGgctaaagtgtgtgtgtgtgtgtgtgtgtgtgtgtgtgtgtgtgtgtgtgtgtgtgtgtgtgtgtgtgtgtgtgtgtgtgtgtgtgtgtgtgtgtgtgtgtaacattTATGCTGTTTACATTTCATATTGCTTGCAGTCATTAATGAAAGTTCGTAAGATCTGTAAATATGTTTaacaaaacaagaaaaactAGACTACTATTTACTTAGTATATAGGTTTTTAAgcaaaagtaaaatgtttttggttgcaatataacattatgttttaataactttttcTAACCTTAGCCGATTCTTAATTGTTGAGCACGAGACACCCATAATGTCTCCGATCTGACGAGCAGTAAAGTTGAGGGACAGTAGAAAGTTGAGCTGCTCAATAGTTATGTCCCGTCTTGGTTGCCCAACATGACCAGTCCTCAGAAAAGGAGACTGGTAACTTTGTGCACCTAGAAAAGGGAAAATGCCTTTAGTTTTTGTACACGTAATATCAAACAAATACATAATAGTGCATTTCTGTATAAACCTTTATACacttgtatttatgtaattggACATTTTGATATTCATACATAAACTTTAATGTTGTTAAAGACATTTTATGTTATCTCTTAACTCTTAACTCCAATGGAATTTCTTGTTTTATTGAATCAATTAATTACACACTTTATGATCCACTGTCTAAGCTATATTTATTGTaggttttcatatttaataaaatgaataTGAATAGCTTAGCCCTAACGAAAATGTTCCCCAAACAATATGCTATCATATGGTCTCTTAAATTTACACACTCAAGCATCTACACAGCATATACATTGAGAACATTTTTGAATCAACACAACAGAAAAGTACTGCACTGGGTTACAGCTGacagagttaaaaaaaaaaacactcagtCTTTTGGGAAAGACTAGTAGGGAAAATGTATATGATGATATAAACTTACCGGCTGGTGGCTGGTTTTAAACATTGTCCTGAATTTCTTGCAGTAACTCTTCAGCAATAGCAATCATTGTATCTGCGGCATCCACTTCAATGAGCCTCCTCCATGCCCACTGCAAACTCCTAACCATTGTCTCcaatcttttaaaaataaagtaatcTAGATCAAACATCCACAAATAAGACTGATGTTTTACCACCATCCAATAAAAATTTGATAGACCATTGTTAGATTACTGCCTCAAAATAAAACCACTATGTGAGTCTGCTAAAGGAATAAATATCATTAGTTAACTTACCTTGTAATTAAAGAGTGAACTGTATCCTCATCAACATTATCTGACATGCACAGACGTGCAGATTCTTAAAAAACGCGTTTGCAATTGTTAAGAAAATTTCGCAAAGCCATGGCTCCTCCGACTGGTATGGGACTGGTATTTTGAAATGCTCCCGCTCTCCTTTGTCATAAAGCCACGTGTATCCGCGGTAGCGCCGACGTGTACGGAACTAGGATTACGTCCTAGTATTACTCATGATGGTAGGTCACGTGCAAATGCATTATTCATGCTGATGTCACCAATGATATGTTTAATCAATATTATGCAAATCTCCATGTTCTGCTGCTTACCATTGGCTAAAACGTAGACGTCTGTACACGAAATTACGTCTTTAGACGCAATAACGTGTACACGCGTTATATCGTCTGTACACGTAACGTCTAAACGAATTAATGCCCTGTTGGCCTTCCATAAAGAGAAGAACtacctgcatgctctctctctgtctcgtgcacgtgtttaacaggcgttccctctcgggaggaggGAGTGTTTTgcgtgtgcatttttaaaaaaatatggaggggcggttcttctaaataattcgggaaaatcttccgctatacctttaaatttcagtaattgtaacttcgttactttttacattttttattaaaaaaaactttgttacaGGTTcattaccgctaaaagtagtggaattacagtaacggaATTACTTTGTAACCCGTTACTCCcgtcactgtttttaacacaacttgtgttgtcccttttatttattttaacatgaaaaaacGCCCTAAATGgaatgacacacacaatgtgtaaaaaattaacacatcattttttgcagtgtactacattttcagtaggtaggcggtttcggatgcTACTTAAGTACACGTACCTCTGAATCTCGTGAGAAATGGTCAAAACTCCCGGTAATTCTTGCATAACCTTTTACGTATACTGAGGTTTCGGTCATACTATTTGTTCACCTACTGCTTTTTGGCTACTTTATAGTTTGGCAGTATGCGGTTTTCGGATTTAGCCAGAGTttctcattttttatatattagcAGTTTTCACTCAGGAAGTTATGCCTCAGTCTTTAACTTTTAGCGGACGACCATTAGAACGAGAGCGAGATAAGGACATCCACATTAATGGGTCAGTGTTTACATATTACAAAAACACGCACATAAAACTTATGACTTAGCTATGATTAACTATGCTATTATTGGCTAGCAGAGATTGGAAAAGTGCACACATCTTTACTCAAGTAGAAAAATAGATACTCATGTTTAAAAATACTGTACTCTAGTAAAAGTACTGACTACACTTTTACTTAAAGGTAAGAAATATGGGCTCTTTCACgtactcaagtaaaaagtaTCCATTAATACCTGTTTTACTGTCACGCTGGTAACTGGACTTGttaattttaatacattattACAAAAAGATTTCAGCTTATGAAGCAGCTTACTAATCTCGGTGGCATGTTTACCCACCACACAATTGCTAGCCTAATGGGCACAAgcggttaacttatttactGACTTCGGCCCAGATACatagaaaaaaatcaaacaacCAGTAAAAAGAAGACTgtttcttaaaggcggagtgcatgatctctaaaagtcatatgttgacatttga
This region includes:
- the LOC129444532 gene encoding uncharacterized protein: MNDRGLQLGHEDTVDRSQRARSPLHRLQPLGAQSYQSPFLRTGHVGQPRRDITIEQLNFLLSLNFTARQIGDIMGVSCSTIKNRLREFSISLRGRYSRISDLQLDEQIRQLTGVNYEIGPEAVRARLYAEGILVQRHMRASMLRIDPEGAAYRAMSHRLQRRVYRVAGPNSLWHIDGNHKLIRWRIVIHGGIDGFSRLVVFLKASNNNRSVTVMEHFVNATVEYGIPSRV